A genomic segment from Gracilinanus agilis isolate LMUSP501 chromosome 1, AgileGrace, whole genome shotgun sequence encodes:
- the SMARCB1 gene encoding SWI/SNF-related matrix-associated actin-dependent regulator of chromatin subfamily B member 1, producing the protein MSMYPVTGCSPRRAWGGSSRQPRRAPTHVRSMACLCLGEPGWPCCFVAVSVSVPWPCVWGRRASCLPPLRGRPPGAAALQELPSRASGLPAWTRPAWAQPASRPASLPSPASLALDHGYTTLATSVTLLKACEVEEILDGNDEKYKAVSISTEPPTYLREQKAKRNNQWVPTLPNSSHHLDAVPCSTTINRNRMGRDKKRTFPLCFDDHDPAVIHENASQPEVLVPIRLDMEIDGQKLRDAFTWNMNEKLMTPEMFSEILCDDLDLNPLTFVPAIASAIRQQIESYPTDSLLEDQSDQRVIIKLNIHVGNISLVDQFEWDMSEKENSPEKFALKLCSELGLGGEFVTTIAYSIRGQLSWHQKTYAFSENPLPTVEIAIRNTGDADQWCPLLETLTDAEMEKKIRDQDRNTRRMRRLANTAPAW; encoded by the exons ATGTCGATGTACCCGGTGACTGGGTGCAGCCCACGGCGCGCTTGGGGAGGCTCCAGTCGCCAACCGCGCCGGGCTCCCACGCATGTCAGGAGCATGGCATGCCTGTGCTTGGGGGAGCCGGGGTGGCCTTGTTGCTTCGTGGCCGTGTCTGTGTCTGTGCCGTGGCCGTGTGTCTGGGGCCGTCGGGCTTCCTGCCTGCCGCCACTGCGTGGCCGCCCTCCAGGAGCTGCCGCCCTCCAGGAGCTGCCGTCCAGGGCCTCGGGCCTGCCTGCCTGGACCCGGCCTGCCTGGGCCCAGCCTGCCAGCCGCCCGGCGAGCCTCCCCTCTCCGGCCTCTCTGGCTTTAGATCACGGCTACACCACCCTGGCCACCAGCGTGACCCTGCTGAAGGCCTGCGAGGTCGAGGAGATCCTGGACGGCAACGACGAGAAGTACAAGGCCGTGTCCATCAGCACGGAGCCTCCCACCTACCTCAG gGAACAGAAGGCAAAGAGGAACAACCAGTGGGTCCCCACCTTGCCCAACAGCTCGCACCACCTGGACGCCGTGCCCTGCTCCACCACCATCAACAGGAACCGCATGGGCCGGGACAAGAAGAGGACGTTCCCGCTCTG cTTCGATGACCACGACCCCGCAGTGATCCATGAAAACGCGTCCCAGCCTGAGGTTCTGGTTCCCATCAGGCTGGACATGGAGATCGACGGGCAGAAGCTCCGAGATGCTTTCACGTGGAACATGAACG AGAAACTGATGACCCCAGAAATGTTCTCAGAAATTCTCTGCGACGACTTGGATCTGAATCCTCTGACCTTCGTCCCTGCCATCGCTTCGGCCATCCGCCAGCAAATCGAGTCCTATCCGACTGACAGCCTCCTGGAGGACCAGTCAGATCAGCGTGTCATCATCAAG CTGAACATCCATGTGGGAAACATCTCGCTGGTGGACCAGTTTGAGTGGGACATGTCTGAGAAGGAGAACTCTCCAGAGAAGTTTGCCCTGAAACTGTGCTCCGAGCTCGGCCTTGGCGGGGAGTTCGTCACCACCATCGCTTACAGCATTCGGGGCCAGCTCAGTTGGCATCAGAAGACTTACGCTTTCAG TGAGAACCCTCTGCCCACGGTGGAGATCGCCATTCGGAACACTGGCGACGCCGACCAGTGGTGCCCCCTCCTGGAGACTTTGACCGATgctgaaatggaaaagaagatcaGAGACCAGGACAGGAACACCAG GCGGATGAGACGACTGGCCAACACCGCCCCGGCCTGGTAG